A genomic window from Parvularcula sp. LCG005 includes:
- a CDS encoding TolC family protein, translating to MRKRNVLSAAIVLLTGISAASAQVDALDTGRAIEIPTERPALERVIREALLHNPGLRAEAERLTAAEQAIAQARAQGLPTISIQGSVETSDGAYDPGAAGGALIGSLFPPTTDGEPSPLEGFGSTDTRQVQLSVTQPLFTGFKIKNGIEEARASVDVARAGFEATKQGYALRVAEAYLAVVTAQARQVALDTSLTAVAEESRAAQISFETGQNTKTDLALVNARRAAIDAQAAGAVAQLQSARANFVALAGVEPPQLDLTDAELIVPINVERAISTAMQNNAELRAAVSMVAARGAAARATKGQRAPNIQLRGTLSYGENNFLPGDQSSNATIAAELDMPFYQGGAVGASVRAASAEARASRFALTDAQLQLEAQVRGAFAEYQAAVIAQEAAKAQLNAADLAFQGVTLEREVGQRSVLDVLRVEEDLQSARLNEISARRNVILASYRLRALMGTLLRDE from the coding sequence ATGCGAAAGCGAAATGTCCTGTCTGCCGCAATAGTGTTACTGACCGGTATCAGCGCAGCATCGGCACAGGTGGACGCACTCGATACGGGACGGGCCATCGAAATACCGACAGAACGCCCAGCGCTCGAGCGGGTGATCCGTGAGGCCCTGCTGCACAATCCTGGTCTGAGGGCTGAGGCGGAGCGCCTGACGGCGGCAGAGCAGGCCATTGCACAGGCGCGGGCTCAGGGACTGCCAACCATCTCCATTCAGGGCAGCGTTGAAACTTCTGATGGCGCCTATGATCCAGGTGCGGCGGGCGGCGCCCTTATCGGTTCGCTGTTTCCCCCGACCACCGATGGCGAGCCATCGCCGCTCGAAGGCTTCGGCAGCACCGATACGCGCCAGGTCCAATTGTCGGTCACACAGCCACTTTTCACCGGGTTCAAGATCAAGAACGGCATTGAGGAAGCGCGCGCCAGCGTCGATGTGGCCCGGGCCGGATTTGAAGCGACAAAACAGGGCTATGCCCTTCGGGTGGCCGAAGCCTATCTCGCCGTAGTGACGGCGCAGGCCCGTCAGGTGGCGCTTGATACAAGTCTCACGGCGGTGGCGGAGGAAAGCCGGGCCGCGCAGATATCCTTCGAGACCGGTCAGAACACGAAGACGGATCTGGCGCTGGTCAACGCCCGTCGCGCTGCCATTGATGCGCAGGCGGCCGGGGCGGTGGCGCAGCTGCAATCCGCGCGGGCAAATTTCGTCGCGCTGGCCGGGGTCGAACCACCGCAGCTGGACCTGACAGACGCAGAGCTCATCGTCCCGATCAATGTGGAGCGCGCCATCTCTACAGCGATGCAGAACAATGCGGAGCTGCGGGCGGCGGTCTCGATGGTGGCAGCTCGGGGGGCGGCGGCCCGGGCAACGAAAGGCCAGCGCGCGCCGAACATCCAGCTGCGCGGCACGCTTTCCTATGGCGAGAACAACTTTCTGCCGGGAGACCAGTCCTCCAACGCGACGATCGCGGCAGAACTCGACATGCCGTTCTATCAGGGCGGCGCGGTCGGCGCGTCTGTCCGCGCAGCCTCAGCCGAAGCCCGCGCGAGCCGGTTTGCCCTGACGGACGCCCAATTGCAGCTGGAAGCGCAAGTGCGTGGGGCCTTTGCCGAATATCAGGCTGCGGTGATCGCGCAGGAAGCGGCGAAGGCGCAGCTGAATGCCGCGGACCTTGCTTTTCAAGGCGTCACGCTGGAGCGCGAGGTAGGCCAGCGGTCTGTCCTCGACGTCCTGCGGGTGGAGGAAGACCTGCAGTCGGCGCGGCTGAATGAAATTTCAGCGCGCCGGAATGTCATCCTCGCCAGCTATCGCCTGCGGGCCCTGATGGGGACGCTGCTGCGGGATGAATAG
- the uvrB gene encoding excinuclease ABC subunit UvrB codes for MQPIEWTPHRPDRPEKSEGGQRFQVVSDYEPAGDQPAAIKELVEGIKEREHDQVLLGVTGSGKTFTMAKIIEATQRPALILAHNKTLAAQLYGEFKSFFPNNAVEYFVSYYDYYQPEAYVPRTDTYIEKESTINEQIDRMRHSATRSLLERDDVIIVASVSCIYGIGSVETYTAMTFSLTVGEQVERQQLIADLVALQYKRNEASFVRGTFRAKGDVVEIFPAHYEDVAWRVSLFGDEIETITEFDPLTGKKLRDLPMIKLYANSHYVTPRPTLKKAVEGIKAELEATLPILQAEGKLIEAQRLEQRINFDLEMMEATGSCQGIENYSRYLTGRQPGEPPPTLFEYLPENALVFADESHVTIPQIGAMFKGDFARKKTLAEYGFRLPSCMDNRPLKFEEWDAMRPQTVHVSATPGPWELDRTGGVFVEQVIRPTGLIDPPVEIRPVSDGTINQVDDVIDECKKVAERGGRVLVTTLTKKMAEDLTEYMHEQGVRVRYMHSDIDTIERIEIIRDLRLGAFDVLIGINLLREGLDIPECELVAILDADKEGFLRSETSLVQTIGRAARNVDGRVILYADGMTGSMERAIAETDRRREKQMAYNEEHGITPISVKAKIAEIANSDDETVKAAAGTTFTSQRFTKGKTGMGAMNEERASYAAAGANLKTHLAALEKQMREAAANLEFEEAARLRDEIKKLEQDELDLL; via the coding sequence ATGCAGCCCATTGAGTGGACGCCGCACCGCCCCGATCGTCCGGAAAAGTCAGAGGGCGGACAGCGTTTCCAGGTGGTCTCGGACTATGAGCCGGCCGGTGACCAGCCCGCAGCGATCAAGGAACTGGTGGAAGGGATCAAGGAGCGTGAGCACGACCAGGTCCTGCTTGGCGTCACCGGGTCGGGTAAGACCTTCACCATGGCCAAGATCATTGAGGCGACCCAGCGTCCGGCCCTGATCCTTGCCCATAACAAGACCCTCGCCGCGCAGCTCTATGGGGAGTTCAAGAGCTTCTTCCCCAACAATGCGGTTGAATATTTTGTGTCGTACTACGACTATTACCAGCCCGAGGCCTATGTCCCCCGGACCGATACTTATATCGAGAAGGAATCGACGATCAATGAGCAGATTGACCGCATGCGTCACTCTGCGACGCGGTCCCTGCTCGAGCGGGATGATGTGATCATCGTCGCCTCCGTATCGTGCATCTATGGTATCGGCTCGGTCGAGACCTATACCGCCATGACTTTCAGCCTGACGGTCGGCGAGCAGGTGGAGCGGCAGCAGCTGATCGCGGACCTCGTGGCCCTGCAGTACAAGCGCAACGAAGCCTCATTCGTGCGCGGAACGTTCCGGGCCAAGGGTGATGTCGTCGAGATCTTCCCGGCACACTATGAGGATGTGGCCTGGCGTGTCAGCTTGTTCGGTGATGAGATTGAGACGATCACGGAGTTCGATCCCTTGACGGGCAAGAAGCTGCGTGATCTGCCCATGATCAAGCTTTATGCCAACAGCCACTATGTCACGCCGCGCCCGACTCTGAAAAAGGCCGTCGAGGGCATCAAGGCGGAGCTTGAGGCGACGCTGCCTATTCTGCAGGCGGAAGGAAAGCTGATCGAAGCCCAGCGCTTGGAGCAGCGGATCAATTTCGACCTTGAGATGATGGAAGCCACCGGCAGCTGTCAGGGGATCGAGAACTACTCCCGCTACCTCACCGGGCGCCAGCCGGGGGAGCCGCCGCCGACCCTATTCGAATATCTGCCGGAAAACGCGCTGGTTTTTGCCGATGAGAGCCACGTGACGATCCCGCAGATTGGCGCGATGTTCAAAGGCGACTTTGCCCGCAAGAAGACGTTGGCCGAGTACGGTTTCCGTCTGCCATCCTGCATGGACAACCGCCCCCTGAAATTTGAGGAATGGGACGCCATGCGGCCCCAGACCGTCCACGTTTCCGCCACGCCCGGACCGTGGGAGCTCGACCGGACGGGTGGTGTGTTCGTTGAACAGGTGATCCGCCCCACCGGCCTGATCGACCCGCCAGTGGAAATTCGCCCCGTATCCGACGGGACGATCAATCAGGTCGATGACGTCATTGATGAGTGCAAGAAAGTTGCCGAGCGCGGTGGCCGGGTACTTGTTACGACACTGACGAAAAAGATGGCCGAAGACCTGACCGAATATATGCACGAGCAGGGCGTGCGCGTGCGTTACATGCACTCTGACATCGACACGATCGAGCGGATCGAAATCATTCGTGACCTGCGTCTCGGTGCGTTTGACGTCCTGATTGGCATCAACCTGCTGCGGGAGGGGCTCGACATTCCTGAATGCGAGCTTGTGGCCATTCTCGATGCTGACAAGGAGGGCTTCCTGCGGTCCGAGACCTCACTGGTGCAGACGATTGGCCGTGCGGCCCGGAACGTCGACGGGCGGGTCATTCTGTACGCAGACGGCATGACCGGCTCAATGGAGCGTGCCATTGCCGAAACGGATCGCCGCCGCGAAAAGCAGATGGCCTATAATGAAGAGCATGGCATCACGCCTATAAGCGTGAAGGCGAAAATTGCCGAGATCGCGAATAGTGATGACGAGACGGTGAAAGCCGCCGCGGGCACCACCTTCACTTCCCAGCGCTTTACCAAGGGCAAAACCGGTATGGGCGCGATGAATGAGGAGCGGGCGAGCTATGCCGCCGCAGGAGCTAACCTCAAGACCCATCTTGCCGCGCTTGAAAAGCAGATGCGTGAGGCGGCAGCGAACCTCGAATTTGAGGAAGCCGCGCGTCTGCGTGATGAAATCAAGAAGCTAGAACAGGATGAGCTGGATCTGCTGTGA
- a CDS encoding DUF2520 domain-containing protein: MTPTYALIGDGRLATSLHAYLTETAAQIDHWSRRREAIGACGTVEDMVAGTSTVLIAIRDDAIVPWAEENASSLSGKTLVHFSGALVAPGMTGMHPLYAFPPEAVPVDIMRTIPFVCDEAGAAFGAVFPYLPNPTYTIAAEDRPLYHALAVLSGNLATFLWNEVAAVMDQRLELDPVVMMKPYLMALMRNFESSPFDSLTGPVKRRDMQTINHNLDALRDQPRLKVLYEAFLEAALVTGTEDA; the protein is encoded by the coding sequence ATGACCCCGACCTATGCCCTTATCGGTGATGGCCGTCTCGCGACAAGCCTTCACGCCTATCTGACGGAAACTGCCGCGCAAATCGACCACTGGTCGCGGCGGCGCGAGGCGATAGGCGCCTGCGGCACGGTTGAGGACATGGTGGCGGGCACCTCCACCGTCCTGATCGCCATTCGTGATGATGCAATTGTGCCGTGGGCAGAGGAAAATGCATCCAGCCTGTCGGGCAAGACGCTCGTGCATTTCTCCGGCGCGCTGGTCGCCCCCGGCATGACCGGCATGCACCCCCTCTATGCTTTTCCACCGGAGGCCGTGCCAGTGGACATCATGCGAACGATCCCCTTTGTCTGTGATGAGGCTGGGGCGGCGTTTGGGGCTGTGTTTCCATATCTGCCGAACCCGACCTATACCATCGCCGCTGAGGATCGGCCGCTTTATCACGCATTGGCTGTCCTGTCGGGCAATCTGGCCACGTTTCTCTGGAACGAAGTAGCGGCAGTGATGGATCAGCGGCTGGAGCTTGATCCGGTCGTGATGATGAAACCCTATCTCATGGCGCTGATGCGGAATTTTGAAAGCTCGCCCTTTGACAGCCTGACGGGGCCAGTCAAACGCCGGGACATGCAGACAATCAATCACAATCTTGACGCCTTGCGCGACCAGCCCCGCTTAAAGGTCCTATACGAAGCGTTTCTCGAGGCCGCGCTCGTGACGGGTACCGAAGATGCTTGA
- a CDS encoding AEC family transporter → MLEILLVVLPVFMLVGLGYGGTRWGVFKIETSEGMMAFAMKLAVPTLLFRAMMQLDLATVFEANLLLSFYIGAFISFLLATFGARLVIGREAPDSVVIGFGALFSNCFLLGIPIMERAFGASSLAPNFAIIAVHSTFCYLVGITAMELVSQTGKGMGGAVAAILRTMLKNTLMLGIAAGLLVNLSGLTLPEPIMQVVDMLANASLPVALFAMGGVLTRYEMRRSLGAASMVAGLSLMAHPAITLLLGTTVFPLSDEFLRSAVLTAAMPTGVNAYVFAAIYGRALGAAASAVLLATAASIATISFWLFVLHRLT, encoded by the coding sequence ATGCTTGAGATCCTGCTTGTCGTCCTGCCAGTCTTCATGCTGGTCGGTCTTGGCTATGGCGGTACTCGCTGGGGTGTCTTCAAGATCGAGACGTCCGAAGGGATGATGGCTTTCGCCATGAAGCTGGCGGTGCCCACCCTGTTGTTCCGGGCGATGATGCAGCTGGATCTGGCAACGGTCTTTGAAGCCAATCTGCTACTATCGTTCTACATTGGTGCGTTCATCTCATTTCTGCTGGCAACGTTTGGCGCAAGACTGGTCATCGGGCGGGAGGCACCGGATTCGGTGGTGATCGGCTTCGGGGCGCTGTTCTCGAACTGCTTCCTGCTCGGCATTCCGATCATGGAGCGCGCCTTTGGCGCGTCGTCCCTTGCGCCCAATTTTGCCATCATCGCGGTCCATTCGACCTTTTGCTATCTTGTCGGCATCACCGCCATGGAGCTGGTCAGCCAGACCGGCAAGGGTATGGGAGGGGCAGTCGCGGCGATCCTCCGCACCATGCTGAAAAATACGCTCATGTTGGGGATTGCAGCCGGTCTGTTGGTCAATCTGTCAGGGCTGACACTGCCGGAGCCGATCATGCAGGTGGTGGACATGCTGGCGAACGCGTCACTGCCGGTGGCCCTGTTCGCCATGGGCGGGGTGCTCACGCGCTATGAAATGCGCCGCTCGTTGGGCGCGGCCAGTATGGTGGCCGGGTTGTCGCTGATGGCGCATCCGGCAATCACCCTGCTGCTCGGCACCACTGTTTTTCCGCTATCGGACGAGTTTCTGCGGTCCGCGGTTCTGACCGCTGCGATGCCGACGGGCGTCAATGCCTATGTCTTCGCTGCGATTTACGGCCGGGCCTTAGGTGCGGCAGCCAGCGCCGTGCTGTTGGCGACCGCCGCGTCAATCGCCACGATCTCCTTCTGGCTGTTCGTGTTGCACCGATTGACCTAG
- a CDS encoding cisplatin damage response ATP-dependent DNA ligase, which translates to MIAFAHLLERLINTPSRNGKIRLLTDFFANTPDPERGWAVAAITRDLEIASVKAGAIRSLVNARVDEELFQLSYDYVGDLAETVSLIWPARHGANYIPTLSDVVHTLQNTSRAEAPKIVEGWFDALDPSGRWALIKLITGGLRIGVAARLVKLALARYGKMEPQAIEELWHGLEAPYTELFTWLEGKGPKPESAAHAPFRPVMLAHAVEAEDQPKIDLSQMSVEYKWDGIRVQAVEEAGTARLYTRTGDDISATFPDITHHLIPNAAIDGELLVYDPDKPDTLAVRPFNDLQQRLNRKTVTKKMLAEYPAFIRAYDLLWHDGEDLRPLTFGERRERLEALIEESGTERVDISPIITAADWDELGAIRSEPPDDAIEGVMLKKRSAPYVPGRPKGEWWKWKRQPFLVDTVLMYAQRGHGKRSSFYSDYTFGVWRESDAGLELVPVGKAYHGFTDAELKKIDKFVRDNTIDRYGPVRSVAATPEKGLVFEVAFEGLARSSRHKSGVAMRFPRINRLRWDKPAAEADRIETLEAMLPAGA; encoded by the coding sequence GTGATCGCCTTCGCCCATCTTCTCGAACGGCTGATCAACACGCCGTCGCGCAATGGCAAGATTCGTTTGCTGACGGACTTTTTTGCCAACACGCCGGATCCGGAACGCGGTTGGGCCGTCGCCGCGATTACCCGCGATCTGGAGATTGCTTCCGTCAAGGCCGGCGCGATCCGCAGCCTTGTCAACGCCCGCGTCGATGAAGAGCTGTTTCAGCTGTCCTATGATTATGTCGGCGACCTCGCCGAAACGGTGTCGCTGATCTGGCCCGCCCGTCACGGGGCAAACTACATCCCCACGCTCAGTGATGTCGTGCATACCCTGCAAAATACCTCCCGCGCTGAGGCGCCAAAGATTGTTGAGGGATGGTTTGATGCGCTTGATCCCTCCGGTCGCTGGGCCCTGATCAAGCTAATTACAGGGGGGTTGCGCATCGGCGTCGCAGCCCGCCTCGTCAAACTTGCGCTCGCGCGGTATGGGAAGATGGAGCCGCAGGCCATAGAGGAGCTGTGGCATGGTCTCGAAGCCCCCTACACGGAGCTTTTCACTTGGCTCGAGGGTAAAGGGCCAAAGCCGGAAAGTGCGGCCCATGCACCGTTCCGGCCGGTCATGCTCGCCCACGCTGTCGAAGCCGAAGACCAGCCCAAGATCGACCTGTCGCAGATGAGCGTCGAGTACAAATGGGACGGTATTCGTGTGCAGGCGGTCGAAGAAGCGGGCACCGCAAGGCTCTACACCCGCACCGGTGACGACATTTCCGCGACGTTCCCGGACATTACCCACCACCTTATTCCCAATGCGGCGATTGATGGTGAGCTTCTGGTCTATGACCCAGACAAGCCTGATACGCTTGCCGTTCGGCCCTTCAACGATCTGCAACAACGGCTGAACCGCAAGACCGTCACCAAGAAGATGCTGGCCGAATATCCCGCTTTTATCAGAGCCTACGATCTTCTTTGGCACGACGGAGAAGACCTCCGTCCCCTTACATTTGGCGAAAGGCGTGAGCGTCTCGAAGCGCTGATCGAAGAAAGTGGGACAGAACGCGTCGATATTTCCCCTATCATCACCGCCGCGGACTGGGACGAGCTTGGCGCCATCCGCAGTGAACCGCCCGATGATGCGATCGAAGGGGTCATGCTGAAAAAACGCAGCGCACCGTATGTCCCCGGTCGCCCCAAAGGCGAGTGGTGGAAGTGGAAGCGGCAGCCGTTTCTCGTCGATACTGTGCTGATGTATGCCCAGCGCGGGCATGGCAAGCGATCGAGTTTTTACTCGGACTATACATTCGGTGTGTGGCGTGAGAGCGACGCAGGGCTCGAGCTGGTGCCCGTGGGCAAGGCCTATCACGGCTTCACGGATGCGGAACTGAAAAAGATCGACAAATTCGTCCGTGACAATACGATTGACCGGTACGGCCCGGTCCGGTCCGTGGCCGCTACGCCCGAAAAGGGCCTCGTCTTTGAGGTCGCCTTTGAGGGATTGGCGCGATCCAGTCGGCACAAATCTGGCGTTGCCATGCGCTTCCCGCGGATCAATCGTCTGCGCTGGGATAAACCGGCCGCCGAAGCTGACCGCATTGAGACGCTGGAGGCCATGTTGCCTGCCGGGGCGTGA
- a CDS encoding ligase-associated DNA damage response exonuclease, with product MKPEELLHPTPQGLYCPPGDFFIDPVAAVSRAIITHGHADHARAGHGAVIGTPETLAIMAARYGEAFTEAREPLAYRNKVDVNGVTVWLAPAGHVLGSAQAVIEHQGLRMVVTGDFKRRRDPTCEAFEVVPCDIFISEATFALPVFHHPHTAEEVRKLIDSLRQFPERAHLVGAYALGKAQRVICHLREEGYDEPIYIHGALQALCDLYREWGVDLGELRPATVKDDRGSKQDFAGKVIICPPSAVQTTWARRFPDPVTAFASGWMRVRQRAKQRGVELPLIISDHADWEELTRTVEDVDPRELWVTHGREDAFVRWAEINGRIARPLRLVGYEDENE from the coding sequence ATGAAACCCGAAGAGCTGCTGCACCCCACGCCTCAGGGCCTGTACTGTCCACCCGGCGATTTTTTCATCGACCCGGTGGCGGCGGTGTCGCGCGCGATCATCACCCATGGCCATGCAGACCACGCTCGGGCGGGTCACGGCGCCGTGATTGGCACGCCGGAAACCCTCGCCATCATGGCGGCGCGGTATGGCGAGGCTTTCACCGAAGCCAGAGAACCGCTGGCCTACCGCAACAAGGTCGACGTCAACGGTGTCACGGTCTGGCTGGCCCCGGCCGGGCATGTTCTGGGCTCGGCCCAAGCTGTGATTGAGCATCAAGGATTGCGCATGGTGGTGACCGGCGATTTCAAGCGGCGGCGCGACCCCACCTGTGAAGCGTTTGAAGTTGTGCCCTGCGATATCTTTATCTCGGAAGCCACCTTCGCCCTGCCGGTCTTTCACCATCCCCATACCGCCGAAGAAGTCCGTAAGCTGATCGACTCCCTTCGCCAGTTCCCGGAACGCGCGCACCTTGTCGGGGCCTATGCCTTGGGCAAGGCACAGCGCGTCATCTGTCACTTGCGCGAAGAAGGCTATGATGAGCCGATTTACATCCACGGTGCGCTGCAGGCGCTATGCGATTTGTATCGAGAATGGGGCGTCGATCTTGGTGAGCTGCGCCCCGCGACCGTGAAAGATGATCGGGGCAGCAAACAGGATTTTGCCGGCAAGGTGATCATCTGTCCGCCGTCGGCTGTGCAGACGACCTGGGCCCGCCGCTTTCCCGATCCGGTCACCGCCTTCGCCAGTGGCTGGATGCGCGTGCGCCAACGCGCCAAGCAGCGGGGTGTCGAACTGCCGCTGATCATCTCCGACCACGCCGACTGGGAAGAGCTGACACGGACCGTCGAGGACGTTGATCCACGCGAACTATGGGTGACCCATGGCCGGGAGGATGCCTTCGTGCGATGGGCGGAAATCAATGGCCGGATCGCACGTCCGCTTCGCCTCGTCGGCTATGAGGACGAAAACGAGTGA
- a CDS encoding DUF2793 domain-containing protein produces MERSDRLSLPYVQAAQAQKHVTVNEATRALDALVHLSVISRSVTEQPAEPGQGDGYILSPDREGLQWGVMGAASVAVFQDNAWMEYAPVQGMTAYVADEARHVVWNGTEWTALASGLGDSAPQFGVNATADTTNRLAVKTNAVLFSHDDVTPGSGDVRQVLNKASASNTASQLFQTNYSARAEFGLTGTDDFLIKVSPDGTSFFDAIVINRLTGAVSFPNTPAFDGGEPPFTPAAIDGLSVWYDPSDGGSIDSTASRIAQLNDKSGNDLHAVQTTGSAQPLIEAAAIDGHGAMRFTGSEYLSFNAFADAISGNDLPWSISLVVQHETGSGGISIPFGLGRSSNAGISAWFGSNGNGRWRIAKTSAAGIPLDATPLDTKPHVVTINHSGTATSLWIDGFRVLNDIAQDVNGFTVDRATLGAWITTSVGYHFRGLIGEVVGFTRQLNDNEVRDLQRYLAEKWLSAPTKVDLFLAIGQSNMEGQGDKTLSPSVNAGSGFALTQQNMLATLADPVGNANTGSCLPAFGNRWYAETGRAAVVVSKAVGATALLPEADIGYGNWDKVEGALYGAAVTAMNLAMDTVLNGSIYTVHSVNALWCQGEAEANRMSIGTAGVTPAAMKPRWKPSRQICRRTSHCQRRRSSSSNWGHALMAATRHSMRRFAMRRTLLPMTWRVSM; encoded by the coding sequence ATGGAACGGTCGGATCGGTTATCACTTCCCTATGTTCAGGCGGCACAGGCGCAGAAACATGTGACGGTAAACGAGGCGACGCGCGCTCTCGATGCGCTGGTCCATCTATCGGTGATCAGCCGGAGTGTGACGGAACAGCCGGCTGAGCCCGGGCAGGGCGATGGCTATATTCTTTCGCCGGACCGGGAAGGCCTTCAATGGGGGGTGATGGGCGCGGCCTCTGTTGCCGTTTTCCAAGACAACGCCTGGATGGAGTACGCTCCGGTGCAGGGCATGACCGCCTATGTCGCTGACGAGGCGCGCCATGTGGTCTGGAACGGGACCGAGTGGACGGCTCTGGCCTCAGGTCTTGGGGACAGCGCGCCGCAGTTTGGCGTCAACGCAACAGCCGACACGACCAATCGTCTCGCGGTCAAGACGAATGCCGTCCTGTTCAGTCACGACGACGTGACGCCGGGCAGCGGCGATGTTCGGCAGGTCCTCAACAAGGCATCAGCCTCGAACACGGCCTCGCAGCTCTTCCAGACCAATTATTCCGCGCGGGCAGAATTTGGCCTGACGGGGACGGATGACTTCCTGATCAAAGTCAGTCCTGATGGGACGTCCTTCTTTGATGCGATCGTCATCAACCGCCTGACCGGCGCCGTATCATTCCCCAACACGCCGGCCTTTGACGGGGGCGAGCCACCTTTCACGCCCGCCGCGATCGACGGCCTGTCGGTTTGGTATGATCCATCCGATGGCGGCAGCATTGATTCAACCGCGTCGCGCATTGCCCAGTTGAATGACAAGTCCGGCAATGATCTGCACGCGGTGCAGACGACAGGATCGGCACAACCGCTGATCGAAGCTGCTGCCATCGATGGTCACGGTGCCATGCGGTTCACGGGCTCAGAATATCTGTCGTTCAACGCTTTTGCCGACGCCATTTCGGGAAATGACCTGCCTTGGTCGATCAGCCTGGTCGTTCAGCACGAGACGGGTTCGGGCGGTATTTCAATCCCGTTTGGTCTGGGGCGCTCGTCAAATGCCGGGATTTCGGCCTGGTTTGGCAGCAACGGCAACGGCCGGTGGCGGATCGCCAAGACCAGTGCCGCGGGTATCCCGCTGGACGCCACGCCACTGGATACAAAACCTCACGTGGTTACGATCAACCATTCCGGCACCGCAACCAGCCTGTGGATTGATGGGTTCCGTGTGCTGAATGATATCGCGCAGGACGTGAATGGGTTCACGGTGGACCGAGCCACACTTGGGGCGTGGATCACGACCAGTGTCGGCTATCATTTCAGGGGGCTGATCGGAGAGGTCGTCGGCTTCACGCGCCAGCTCAACGATAATGAAGTGCGCGACCTTCAGCGCTATCTCGCAGAAAAATGGCTCAGTGCACCAACGAAAGTGGACCTGTTCCTTGCCATTGGACAGTCCAATATGGAGGGGCAGGGTGACAAGACGCTCAGCCCATCCGTCAATGCGGGTAGCGGCTTTGCCCTGACGCAGCAGAACATGCTGGCGACGCTCGCAGACCCCGTCGGCAATGCGAATACCGGGTCATGCCTGCCTGCTTTCGGCAATCGCTGGTATGCGGAAACCGGCCGGGCGGCGGTGGTCGTGTCAAAGGCGGTCGGTGCGACGGCGCTCCTGCCGGAAGCCGATATTGGCTACGGCAATTGGGACAAGGTTGAGGGCGCTCTTTACGGTGCGGCCGTCACCGCCATGAACCTTGCGATGGACACAGTCCTGAACGGGTCGATTTATACCGTGCACAGCGTCAACGCCCTCTGGTGTCAGGGCGAGGCGGAGGCCAACCGTATGTCGATCGGGACGGCGGGTGTCACGCCTGCGGCCATGAAGCCGCGCTGGAAACCCTCGCGGCAAATCTGCAGACGGACCTCACACTGCCAGCGACGTCGTTCTTCATCTTCGAATTGGGGGCACGCGCTGATGGCGGCAACGAGACATTCTATGCGGCGTTTCGCGATGCGCAGAACGCTGCTGCCAATGACGTGGCGAGTATCCATGTGA